One window of the Streptomyces sp. TS71-3 genome contains the following:
- a CDS encoding xanthine dehydrogenase family protein molybdopterin-binding subunit: MTAVSGGKLLGEPVDRVDGLLKVTGAAPYPSDFSYPDMAHAALVQSTVAAGTIASIDTGEALVAPGVLTVITHENAPRLAEAPMSLLGPAPRFPLKDDRVLHHGQHVAVVVAETPEQARDATRLVRVEYDEAAPVLGVRNLDAPVLTDPYGMESGRGDVEAALAAAEVQYDETFIMAPETNNPLGLFGTVARWEDGRLTVHDCSQWPVNARQNLAAVFEVPEESVRVLVPYLGGGFGAGLRTWGHTILAALAARMLRRPVKLVLTRPQMFTSVGHRPESVQRLRIGATADGRLVAVDHEGTATRGVEEMSPEPITLATPDAYACPNVSTHDRLVALNIPSPGAMRAPGHAEGGFALESALDELSYRVGVDPVELRLRNYAAVHPPTGLPWSSNALRDCYRVGAERFGWSARPPEPRSQRDGAWLVGQGMAGVTFTRWATLCRARMSVDRDGTALVRSASTDIGTGTYTITAQLVADLLGLDVEQVRVELGDSDLPLAPQSGGSGLALALSGAVEDAARNLLRTFLTTVRDDTDSPLAGRSLDEIAVAGGRIHLASDPSAGETYTAILARHGLDELVADGERDPSPPEGLDMAPAGAFAAQFAEVRVHEELGTVRVSRMSAAVDAGRVLNEKTARSQVAGAMVMGIGMALLEETAFDSVSGRITNATLGDYLIPVHADVPDLDVTFVGGPDRFNAVGVKGIGEVGIAGAPAAIANAVYHATGRRIRSLPITLDRLL, translated from the coding sequence ATGACCGCCGTCTCCGGCGGGAAGCTGCTCGGCGAGCCCGTCGACCGCGTCGACGGCCTGCTCAAGGTGACCGGCGCCGCCCCCTACCCCTCGGACTTCTCCTACCCCGACATGGCACACGCCGCGCTGGTGCAGTCCACCGTCGCCGCGGGCACCATCGCCTCCATCGACACCGGCGAGGCCCTGGTGGCGCCGGGCGTGCTGACCGTGATCACCCACGAGAACGCCCCGCGACTCGCCGAGGCCCCGATGTCGCTCCTCGGGCCCGCCCCGCGCTTCCCGCTCAAGGACGACCGCGTCCTGCACCACGGCCAGCACGTGGCCGTCGTGGTCGCCGAGACCCCCGAGCAGGCCCGGGACGCCACCCGGCTGGTCCGGGTCGAGTACGACGAGGCCGCGCCCGTGCTGGGGGTGCGCAACCTCGACGCCCCGGTGCTCACCGACCCGTACGGGATGGAGTCCGGCCGCGGTGACGTGGAGGCGGCGCTGGCCGCGGCCGAGGTCCAGTACGACGAGACGTTCATCATGGCGCCCGAGACCAACAACCCGCTGGGCCTCTTCGGCACCGTCGCCCGCTGGGAGGACGGCAGGCTGACCGTCCACGACTGCTCCCAGTGGCCCGTCAACGCCCGGCAGAACCTGGCCGCCGTCTTCGAGGTGCCCGAGGAGAGCGTGCGCGTCCTCGTGCCCTACCTCGGCGGCGGATTCGGCGCCGGCCTGCGGACCTGGGGCCACACGATCCTGGCGGCGCTCGCCGCCCGGATGCTCCGGCGCCCGGTGAAGCTGGTCCTGACCCGGCCCCAGATGTTCACCTCCGTGGGCCACCGCCCCGAGTCCGTGCAGCGGCTGCGGATCGGCGCCACCGCCGACGGCAGGCTGGTCGCCGTCGACCACGAGGGCACCGCCACCCGCGGCGTCGAGGAGATGAGCCCCGAACCCATCACCCTGGCCACCCCGGACGCCTACGCCTGCCCCAACGTCTCCACCCACGACCGGCTGGTGGCGCTCAACATCCCGAGCCCCGGAGCCATGCGCGCCCCCGGGCACGCGGAGGGCGGCTTCGCGCTCGAATCGGCGCTCGACGAACTCTCCTACCGGGTCGGCGTCGACCCGGTGGAACTGCGCCTGCGCAACTACGCGGCGGTACACCCTCCCACCGGCCTGCCCTGGTCGAGCAACGCCCTGCGCGACTGCTACCGGGTGGGGGCCGAACGGTTCGGCTGGAGCGCCAGGCCGCCCGAGCCGCGCTCCCAGCGGGACGGCGCCTGGCTCGTCGGCCAGGGCATGGCCGGCGTCACCTTCACCCGGTGGGCCACCCTCTGCCGGGCCAGGATGTCCGTCGACCGGGACGGCACCGCGCTGGTGCGCAGCGCCTCCACCGACATCGGCACGGGCACCTACACGATCACCGCCCAGCTCGTCGCCGACCTCCTCGGCCTCGACGTGGAGCAGGTGCGGGTCGAACTGGGCGACAGCGACCTGCCGCTCGCCCCGCAGTCCGGCGGCTCCGGCCTCGCCCTGGCGCTCAGCGGCGCCGTGGAGGACGCCGCCCGCAACCTCCTGCGCACCTTCCTCACGACCGTGCGCGACGACACCGACTCGCCGCTCGCCGGCAGGTCCCTCGACGAGATCGCCGTGGCCGGCGGCCGGATCCACCTGGCGAGCGACCCCTCCGCCGGCGAGACGTACACCGCGATCCTCGCCCGGCACGGCCTGGACGAGCTGGTCGCCGACGGCGAGAGGGACCCGAGCCCCCCTGAGGGCCTGGACATGGCGCCGGCGGGCGCGTTCGCCGCTCAGTTCGCGGAGGTCCGGGTCCACGAGGAACTGGGCACCGTACGCGTCAGCAGGATGTCCGCGGCGGTCGACGCGGGCCGGGTGCTCAACGAGAAGACGGCGCGCAGCCAGGTCGCCGGCGCCATGGTGATGGGCATCGGGATGGCCCTGCTGGAGGAGACGGCGTTCGACTCGGTCAGCGGCCGCATCACCAACGCCACGCTCGGCGACTACCTCATCCCCGTCCACGCCGACGTGCCCGACCTCGACGTCACCTTCGTCGGCGGCCCCGACCGCTTCAACGCCGTCGGCGTCAAGGGCATCGGAGAGGTGGGCATCGCGGGTGCCCCCGCGGCCATCGCCAACGCCGTGTACCACGCGACGGGGCGGCGCATCAGGTCGCTGCCGATCACGCTGGACAGGCTGTTGTAG
- a CDS encoding TetR/AcrR family transcriptional regulator, with the protein MPRWDPNAEDRLREAAVELFLERGYENVTVAEITERAGLTRRSFSRYFGDKRDVLFAGSEQLPVALARSVRQAEDTLSPYAALLTALMDVAGGLADQAALAAQRRAVVRTSPELQERGRTKLAAATDAVADALRERGTAESQAALLAEVGVAIFRTAFERWTDQPDHVGLPDRIREAAADLAASLGAVDYTALSRQ; encoded by the coding sequence ATGCCGCGATGGGACCCGAATGCCGAAGACCGGCTCCGAGAGGCAGCGGTGGAGCTGTTCCTCGAGCGTGGGTACGAGAACGTCACGGTCGCGGAGATCACCGAGCGGGCCGGCCTGACCCGGCGTTCGTTCTCCCGCTACTTCGGGGACAAGCGGGACGTGTTGTTTGCCGGATCGGAGCAACTTCCGGTCGCCCTCGCCCGCTCCGTCCGTCAGGCTGAGGACACCCTCTCGCCCTACGCGGCCCTCCTGACCGCTCTCATGGACGTCGCCGGCGGGCTGGCCGACCAAGCCGCGCTCGCCGCACAACGGCGCGCGGTCGTGCGGACCAGCCCGGAGCTGCAGGAACGAGGGCGGACCAAGCTTGCCGCCGCGACCGACGCGGTTGCGGACGCGTTGCGGGAACGAGGTACCGCCGAATCGCAGGCGGCGCTGCTCGCGGAGGTCGGTGTCGCAATCTTCCGCACCGCGTTCGAGCGCTGGACCGACCAGCCAGACCACGTGGGCCTGCCGGACCGCATCCGGGAGGCGGCCGCCGACCTCGCCGCCAGCCTGGGCGCGGTGGACTACACCGCACTGTCCCGTCAGTGA
- a CDS encoding SDR family oxidoreductase has translation MALSGQRIVVIGGTSGMGLAAARAASAAGAAVTIASSSQRRLKAALAQLPDTCDGAVVNTRDEGDVAALFDRVGELDHLLYTAGDAVRPRPLADLPLDAARELFEVRFWGAVAAVKHGARRVRPGGSIVLTSGTVAVRPTPGTALAAGSAAAVEGLTRGLAAEFAPIRVNAVRPGAIRTPLWAPVPEPQRAALFAALADRTLTKLMGEADQIAAAHLYLMENRFVTGTVLTVDGGALLAGS, from the coding sequence ATGGCTCTTTCAGGCCAGCGCATCGTCGTCATCGGCGGCACTTCGGGGATGGGGCTGGCCGCGGCCCGCGCCGCCTCGGCGGCAGGGGCGGCAGTCACCATCGCGTCGAGCAGCCAGAGGCGGCTGAAGGCCGCGCTCGCTCAGTTGCCGGACACGTGTGACGGGGCCGTCGTCAACACCCGCGACGAGGGTGACGTGGCTGCCCTGTTCGACCGCGTGGGTGAGCTCGACCACCTGCTTTACACAGCGGGGGACGCGGTGCGCCCGCGGCCGCTGGCGGACCTGCCGCTCGACGCCGCCCGTGAGCTGTTCGAGGTCCGCTTCTGGGGAGCAGTCGCCGCGGTCAAGCACGGCGCACGGCGCGTGCGGCCGGGAGGCTCGATCGTGCTGACGTCAGGAACGGTCGCTGTCCGCCCTACGCCTGGTACCGCGCTCGCGGCAGGCAGCGCCGCTGCCGTAGAGGGCCTGACGCGAGGGCTGGCTGCCGAGTTCGCCCCGATCCGCGTCAACGCGGTCCGGCCGGGAGCGATTCGCACGCCGCTGTGGGCCCCGGTTCCGGAGCCGCAGCGTGCGGCGCTGTTCGCCGCCCTCGCTGACAGGACGCTCACCAAGTTGATGGGGGAGGCGGACCAGATCGCCGCGGCGCACCTGTACCTGATGGAGAACCGCTTCGTCACCGGAACCGTGCTCACCGTCGACGGAGGTGCCCTCCTCGCCGGGAGTTAG
- a CDS encoding TIGR03086 family metal-binding protein, whose product MNFTRWLAPPTAKEQYMNAVSELAAVLDQVVALVDSVDEQEWSAPSPCEEWDVRGVVEHLLDVQQRFLANLTAQPVRTQPGFGENTQLLVSAFSEEGALERLVPDRLGEITGLTLLRILMMEHLAHGWDLGQALARPPAFDEEVVKRTIDFAQQMSPKVPPALRRFDDPQPVAPDAPAIDRLAALLGRKVSA is encoded by the coding sequence GTGAACTTCACCCGCTGGCTCGCCCCCCCCACCGCAAAGGAGCAGTACATGAACGCAGTGTCGGAGCTGGCCGCAGTCCTCGATCAGGTCGTAGCGCTGGTCGACTCTGTCGACGAGCAGGAATGGTCGGCGCCGTCGCCGTGCGAGGAGTGGGATGTGCGGGGCGTCGTCGAGCACCTCCTCGACGTGCAGCAGCGGTTCCTCGCCAACCTGACCGCGCAACCTGTCCGAACGCAGCCCGGCTTCGGAGAGAACACTCAGCTGTTGGTGAGCGCGTTCTCGGAAGAGGGCGCCCTAGAACGACTTGTTCCGGACCGCTTGGGCGAGATCACCGGTCTCACGCTTCTGAGGATCCTCATGATGGAGCATCTGGCGCACGGTTGGGATCTGGGGCAAGCGCTGGCCCGCCCTCCGGCGTTCGACGAGGAGGTGGTGAAACGGACCATCGACTTCGCCCAGCAAATGAGCCCGAAGGTGCCCCCGGCCCTGCGCCGCTTCGACGACCCGCAGCCCGTCGCCCCTGATGCACCGGCCATCGACCGCCTCGCTGCCCTTCTCGGTCGGAAAGTGTCCGCTTGA
- a CDS encoding virginiamycin B lyase: protein MSHRTGTVRQFPVGDAASGPYAVAAGPDGALWITLVHAGGIARLTPGGHVALYRLDSADCGPSIVAPGPDGALWFTRYRDHRIGRITVTGQASSYPLPSPDSGPFGLAAGPDGALWFTQTSGDRIGRITPDGRVSEFPLPVTGGFPSAITAGPDGALWFTLNQADAIGRITLDGTVTLHELPTDQAAPVGITEGVDGALWFVEIGAGQIGRIGTDGAIREFPLPDRGCRPHAITADPAAGVCWFTEWGTGCLGSITPEGHIAEHPLPDPAAEPHGLTVGPDGAVYAALESGAVARLER, encoded by the coding sequence ATGTCCCATCGCACCGGCACGGTCCGGCAGTTCCCGGTCGGTGACGCCGCGTCAGGGCCCTACGCCGTCGCGGCCGGCCCCGACGGCGCGCTGTGGATCACGCTGGTGCACGCGGGCGGGATCGCGCGCCTCACGCCCGGTGGCCATGTGGCCCTGTACCGCCTTGACTCCGCGGACTGCGGGCCGTCGATCGTCGCCCCGGGTCCGGACGGCGCGCTGTGGTTCACCCGGTACCGGGACCACCGCATCGGCCGGATCACCGTGACCGGGCAGGCGTCCTCGTATCCCCTTCCGAGCCCGGACAGCGGGCCGTTCGGGCTCGCCGCCGGCCCCGACGGGGCGCTCTGGTTCACCCAGACGAGCGGCGACCGGATCGGCCGCATCACCCCGGACGGCCGGGTGAGCGAGTTCCCGCTGCCCGTCACCGGCGGCTTCCCGTCGGCCATCACGGCGGGCCCGGACGGCGCGCTGTGGTTCACCCTGAACCAGGCCGACGCGATCGGCCGCATCACCCTCGACGGAACCGTCACCCTGCACGAACTGCCCACCGACCAGGCCGCGCCCGTCGGCATCACGGAGGGTGTGGACGGCGCGCTGTGGTTCGTGGAGATCGGCGCCGGCCAGATCGGCAGGATCGGCACGGACGGCGCCATCCGGGAGTTCCCCCTCCCGGACCGCGGCTGCCGCCCGCACGCGATCACGGCCGACCCGGCGGCCGGCGTCTGCTGGTTCACGGAGTGGGGCACCGGCTGCCTGGGGTCCATCACCCCCGAAGGACACATCGCCGAACACCCCCTTCCGGACCCGGCCGCGGAGCCCCACGGGCTGACCGTCGGCCCGGACGGAGCCGTGTACGCGGCTCTGGAGAGCGGTGCGGTGGCGCGGCTGGAGCGGTAG